In a genomic window of Akkermansia massiliensis:
- the rpoN gene encoding RNA polymerase factor sigma-54 has product MSEVSLQHGMARQMAASQSMQAGMQILQASALELKQLLRHALETNPMLEELPDASPEALEDGPDGDAWNEREDGWNEFTPEGRPSAEAAARRDFMYESVVAPESLKTHLTDQAQHSALTGRARDALFLLIDALDDRGFLTESPQELEERECFSMRDMEEALDVLRGMDPPGVGAADLRDSLLIQLEQRGLKRSLAFRLVKRCWRELAAHKYEEAARLLDVEPEAVAEALEVIRSLTPDPGCAYAPGGNPHLLPDVIVEEGPSGGLDVVLTSEYLPRLSMNERYMELMAESSGSRELRQYLRKAFREGQELLRALDMRQETVLRLARAIVRRQEDFFRFGPSRLKAMGMEEVAEEMGVHVSTVSRACRDKYLLCKWGMKELRAFFSAGVPAEGGASLGGAGAEAVASGAVQELMRRLIAEEDSSKPLSDARLAAALQEQGVNIARRTVAKYREQMKILPASLRRGI; this is encoded by the coding sequence ATGAGTGAGGTATCCCTGCAGCATGGAATGGCGCGCCAGATGGCCGCCTCCCAGTCCATGCAGGCCGGGATGCAGATTCTCCAGGCCTCCGCTCTGGAATTGAAGCAGCTTCTCCGCCACGCGCTGGAGACCAATCCCATGCTTGAGGAATTGCCGGACGCTTCTCCGGAAGCCCTGGAGGACGGTCCGGACGGAGACGCCTGGAATGAGCGGGAGGACGGCTGGAACGAGTTTACGCCGGAAGGCCGCCCATCCGCGGAGGCCGCCGCACGCCGCGATTTCATGTATGAGTCCGTGGTGGCTCCGGAATCCCTGAAAACCCATTTGACGGACCAGGCGCAGCATTCCGCGCTGACCGGGCGCGCCCGGGACGCCCTGTTCCTGCTGATTGACGCCCTGGACGACCGCGGCTTCCTGACGGAGTCCCCGCAGGAGCTGGAAGAACGGGAGTGCTTCAGCATGAGGGATATGGAGGAAGCCCTGGACGTGCTGAGGGGGATGGACCCTCCCGGCGTGGGAGCGGCGGATTTGAGGGATTCCCTGTTGATTCAGCTTGAACAGCGCGGCTTGAAGCGTTCGCTCGCCTTCCGCCTGGTCAAGCGCTGCTGGCGGGAGCTGGCGGCGCACAAGTATGAGGAGGCCGCGCGCCTGCTGGACGTGGAGCCGGAAGCCGTGGCGGAGGCTCTGGAAGTGATCCGCAGCCTGACGCCGGACCCCGGCTGCGCCTATGCTCCCGGCGGCAATCCCCATCTGCTGCCTGACGTCATCGTGGAGGAAGGGCCTTCCGGGGGTCTGGATGTAGTCCTCACTTCCGAGTACCTGCCGCGCCTGTCCATGAATGAACGGTACATGGAGCTGATGGCGGAGAGCTCCGGCAGCCGGGAGCTCCGGCAGTATCTCCGCAAGGCATTCCGGGAAGGGCAGGAACTGCTGCGCGCCCTGGACATGAGGCAGGAGACCGTGCTGCGCCTGGCCCGCGCCATCGTGCGGCGGCAGGAGGATTTTTTCAGGTTCGGGCCGTCCCGGCTGAAGGCCATGGGCATGGAGGAGGTGGCGGAGGAAATGGGGGTGCACGTGTCCACGGTTTCCCGTGCGTGCCGGGACAAGTACCTGCTGTGCAAGTGGGGGATGAAGGAGCTAAGGGCCTTTTTCAGCGCGGGCGTTCCGGCGGAGGGGGGCGCTTCCCTGGGCGGAGCGGGCGCGGAGGCCGTGGCGTCCGGCGCCGTTCAGGAGCTGATGCGGCGGTTGATTGCGGAGGAAGATTCTTCCAAGCCCCTCAGTGACGCCAGGCTGGCCGCCGCGCTTCAGGAGCAGGGGGTGAACATCGCCCGCCGCACGGTGGCGAAGTACCGGGAGCAGATGAAGATTCTGCCCGCCTCCCTGCGCCGGGGGATATGA
- a CDS encoding GDSL-type esterase/lipase family protein: protein MKTLRAIAFSLLASLSMATAADLPSPLLPLPREQPQWWRQQYEQQVEQVKNNPCGVLFLGDSITDYWKREGKQVWEKEFKPYHPCNFGISGDQTTNLIYRITDSGIPAQTEPKLCIVMIGTNNTGHFKAGEAPEKTAMGILGAVEHLLVRFPDTHVLLLGIFPRGTGPQDKLRQHNDKINAVLAQCKLPRTTYANINKRFLDPAGKLLPGISRDNLHFTEKGYAIWANAVLPYMKKYCK from the coding sequence ATGAAAACCTTGCGTGCAATTGCGTTCTCCCTCCTGGCCTCCCTCTCCATGGCGACGGCGGCCGACCTGCCGTCCCCCCTGCTCCCGTTGCCGCGGGAACAACCCCAATGGTGGAGGCAGCAGTATGAACAACAGGTAGAGCAGGTGAAAAACAATCCCTGCGGCGTCCTTTTCCTGGGAGACTCCATCACGGACTATTGGAAAAGAGAAGGAAAGCAAGTATGGGAAAAGGAATTCAAACCCTACCATCCCTGCAACTTCGGCATTTCCGGAGACCAGACCACCAACCTGATTTACCGAATCACGGATTCCGGCATACCGGCCCAGACGGAACCCAAACTCTGCATCGTCATGATCGGCACCAATAACACCGGCCATTTCAAGGCTGGGGAAGCTCCGGAAAAAACGGCCATGGGCATTCTGGGCGCCGTGGAGCACCTGCTGGTCAGGTTCCCGGACACCCATGTGCTCCTGCTGGGCATTTTCCCCCGCGGCACGGGGCCGCAGGACAAGCTGCGCCAGCACAATGACAAAATCAATGCCGTCCTGGCCCAGTGCAAACTGCCCCGCACCACCTACGCCAATATCAACAAGCGCTTTCTGGACCCCGCAGGCAAGCTCCTGCCCGGCATCAGCAGGGACAACCTGCACTTTACGGAAAAGGGTTATGCCATCTGGGCAAACGCCGTGCTGCCCTACATGAAAAAATACTGCAAGTAA
- a CDS encoding manganese efflux pump MntP family protein, producing MPLADLLFLAFALSVDAFVVAFSYGLLIKQKRLSNGIKLSLSTGAGQFLMPVLGFLLTGTVHQYIAAWDHWLGFVVFTFLGVNVIREGWNHRNEEEQMPHVTSLTLPTLLAVGIATSIDALVAGVSIYLSSAQCGTTPTLHAVLLPAAAIGFTTFLCTAAGFFLTRRLHRFPTFHLEAGAGLILIGLGVKMLCDHLC from the coding sequence ATGCCGCTTGCCGACTTGTTATTCCTGGCTTTTGCCCTCTCCGTAGACGCCTTCGTCGTGGCGTTCTCCTACGGCTTGCTCATTAAGCAAAAACGTTTGAGCAACGGAATCAAGCTTTCCCTCTCCACCGGGGCGGGACAATTCCTGATGCCCGTGCTTGGCTTCCTGCTCACGGGAACCGTGCACCAGTACATTGCGGCCTGGGACCACTGGCTGGGCTTTGTCGTCTTCACCTTCCTGGGGGTCAACGTCATCCGCGAGGGCTGGAACCACCGCAACGAAGAAGAGCAGATGCCCCACGTCACCAGCCTGACGCTGCCCACTCTTCTGGCCGTGGGAATTGCCACCAGCATAGACGCGCTGGTGGCGGGCGTCAGCATCTATCTCTCCTCCGCCCAGTGCGGCACCACCCCCACCCTCCACGCCGTTCTTCTTCCCGCCGCCGCCATCGGCTTCACCACCTTCCTGTGCACGGCGGCAGGCTTCTTCCTGACCCGGCGGCTGCACCGCTTCCCCACGTTCCACCTGGAAGCGGGGGCCGGGCTCATCCTCATCGGCCTGGGCGTCAAAATGCTCTGCGACCATTTGTGCTGA
- a CDS encoding discoidin domain-containing protein, with protein sequence MNISHLLLCTALLAAPVCMAQDLTEPETEAPSAAGQLPAPLAQKIAAGDFAGLQTELRSSLLKAGEQTKSGQKLLQDKQYRHLLNIHELLRVTGPDNVKAVFSKSPQDAAFIKAFLQDPAWVELYLGAGLIPENSPEGLQILSDIWKADGKNADFRDYQSLATGLASVFSTGPMAGKLKTNSANSNPVRRYQIFKKLHQENKLHPGFIKLRPWEMRFVVGHTWDDKSYEWSNEHVNLPWRRYTDACWAAPYTGNNFFGDTIQGPLFYVPWRDVNTSAENTQVIGGVCGGLSYFGTMAAQAHGIPAYPVGQPGHCAYAVRVKRGEWKGGFGGPDGGMHNHIFGSQAPTSYLLMENVFADNAKADQAYLWAAQARLDEAAGNKDKAIQAWGEALKQTPLHPFFRTELQRLLMEKEGMQPIDWYVYAKDALSHYKGNGFAAFDILKDVQNKFLMDIPSEDRIAWFRDLHETIATTPTSWAVKFQPVLDSQSAFLTNPQEKAAYLETVLSTHLKTGDGTNFGQALEWAVKTFVENGQADVFSNAFAKVAQQTGEAGASGKAPDPKKLKEAYGKAIYATEMARSIPAFQTLSKAAASFSDADTSANTVNAAIPQGWKLVPADGMVRCSTTCQWDSPWDHINLLRPCGGSQHTDKEANPNVIVELKNGVNLAGLVVTKRNGNEDRMKKMEVSTSTDGATWFPLAATENMPKEWVITAPEGTKAKWIKVEAKNAQPEFMHLRHILVYEK encoded by the coding sequence ATGAATATTTCACACCTTCTTCTCTGCACCGCCCTGCTCGCCGCACCCGTCTGCATGGCGCAGGATCTGACGGAACCTGAAACGGAAGCGCCGTCCGCCGCCGGCCAGCTTCCTGCCCCCCTGGCGCAGAAAATAGCCGCGGGCGACTTTGCCGGGCTGCAAACGGAACTCCGCTCCTCCCTCCTGAAGGCTGGGGAACAAACCAAATCCGGGCAAAAACTGCTTCAGGACAAGCAATACCGCCACCTGCTGAACATTCACGAACTCCTGCGCGTCACGGGACCGGACAACGTGAAGGCCGTTTTCTCCAAAAGCCCGCAGGACGCGGCCTTCATCAAGGCCTTTTTACAGGACCCGGCGTGGGTGGAACTCTACCTGGGCGCGGGCCTGATTCCGGAAAACTCCCCGGAAGGGCTTCAAATCCTTTCCGACATCTGGAAGGCGGACGGTAAAAACGCGGACTTCCGGGACTACCAATCCCTCGCCACCGGACTTGCCTCCGTCTTTTCCACAGGCCCCATGGCGGGAAAGCTGAAAACCAACTCCGCCAACAGCAACCCGGTGCGCCGTTACCAGATATTCAAGAAACTGCATCAGGAAAACAAGCTGCATCCCGGCTTCATCAAGCTGCGCCCGTGGGAAATGCGCTTCGTCGTGGGCCATACGTGGGACGACAAATCCTACGAATGGAGCAATGAGCACGTCAACCTCCCCTGGCGGCGCTATACGGACGCCTGCTGGGCCGCCCCCTACACGGGCAACAACTTCTTCGGAGACACCATCCAGGGGCCCCTCTTCTACGTGCCGTGGCGCGACGTCAACACCTCCGCGGAAAACACTCAAGTCATCGGCGGCGTCTGCGGCGGCCTCTCCTACTTCGGCACCATGGCGGCCCAGGCCCACGGCATCCCGGCCTACCCGGTGGGGCAGCCCGGCCACTGCGCCTATGCGGTGCGCGTGAAGCGCGGGGAATGGAAAGGCGGCTTCGGCGGACCGGACGGAGGCATGCACAACCACATCTTCGGCAGCCAGGCCCCCACCTCCTACCTGCTGATGGAAAACGTCTTTGCGGACAACGCCAAGGCGGACCAGGCCTACCTGTGGGCCGCGCAGGCCCGCCTGGACGAAGCCGCCGGCAACAAGGACAAGGCCATCCAGGCCTGGGGGGAAGCGCTCAAGCAAACCCCGCTGCACCCGTTCTTCCGCACGGAGCTTCAGCGCCTGCTGATGGAAAAGGAAGGCATGCAGCCCATCGACTGGTACGTGTACGCCAAGGACGCCCTCTCCCACTACAAGGGGAACGGCTTTGCCGCGTTCGACATCCTGAAGGACGTGCAGAACAAGTTCCTGATGGACATCCCGTCCGAAGACCGGATCGCCTGGTTCCGGGACCTGCATGAAACCATCGCCACCACTCCCACCTCCTGGGCGGTCAAATTCCAGCCCGTGCTGGACTCCCAGTCCGCCTTCCTGACCAATCCGCAGGAAAAGGCGGCCTATCTGGAAACGGTCCTCTCCACGCACCTGAAAACGGGGGACGGCACCAACTTCGGCCAGGCGCTGGAATGGGCCGTGAAAACCTTTGTGGAAAACGGCCAGGCGGACGTCTTCTCCAACGCCTTCGCCAAGGTAGCCCAGCAGACGGGGGAAGCCGGAGCCTCCGGAAAAGCTCCCGATCCCAAGAAGCTGAAGGAAGCCTACGGCAAAGCCATCTATGCCACGGAAATGGCCCGCTCCATTCCGGCCTTCCAGACCCTGAGCAAGGCGGCCGCCTCCTTCTCTGACGCCGATACGTCTGCCAACACGGTCAATGCCGCCATCCCCCAGGGTTGGAAGCTGGTGCCCGCGGACGGCATGGTCAGGTGCTCCACCACCTGCCAGTGGGACAGCCCGTGGGACCACATCAACCTGCTGCGCCCCTGCGGCGGCTCCCAGCATACGGACAAGGAAGCGAACCCCAACGTCATTGTGGAACTGAAAAATGGCGTGAACCTGGCCGGGCTGGTGGTCACCAAGCGCAACGGCAATGAAGACCGGATGAAGAAGATGGAAGTCTCCACCTCCACGGACGGAGCCACCTGGTTCCCCCTGGCCGCCACGGAAAACATGCCCAAGGAATGGGTCATCACCGCTCCGGAAGGCACCAAGGCCAAGTGGATCAAGGTGGAAGCCAAGAACGCCCAGCCGGAATTCATGCACCTGCGCCACATCCTCGTTTACGAAAAATAA
- a CDS encoding replication-associated recombination protein A, whose amino-acid sequence MDLFSLQEADAREGFEPGADMSAMPLAARMRPRTLDEVAGQRHLLAPGKLLRRAIETDRFTSLIFYGPPGCGKTTLAAVIARTTNAHFMMLNGVESNVADIREKIAQAQMRMSMHGRKTVLFVDELHRFNKAQQDVLLPHLEKGTVRFIGATTENPYFAINSPLLSRSQVFPLEPVPEEELAALLKRALADAERGLGASRVDMEEEALNHLAAKADGDARKAITALEVAVLSTPAGEDGVIHVNLSVAEESIQRKAIKYDRLGDSHYDTISAFIKSMRGSDPDAALYWLGMMLEAGEDIRFIGRRLVIAASEDVGLADSNALRVALDAARAAEMIGMPEARIPLAHATVYLATAPKSNSAYMGINAAMDDVRNGKTLAVPEHLRTPTRKKLAAAGGADAARLEYLYSHDYPEHYVPQAYLPEGRVYYTPTGNGLELRIKERMEYRRKLAEKILHKTKD is encoded by the coding sequence ATGGATCTGTTCAGTTTACAGGAAGCGGACGCGAGAGAAGGCTTCGAGCCTGGAGCGGATATGTCCGCCATGCCCCTGGCCGCGCGCATGCGTCCGCGCACTCTGGATGAAGTGGCGGGACAGAGGCACCTGCTGGCGCCGGGAAAGCTGCTCAGGCGCGCGATTGAAACGGACAGGTTCACCTCCCTGATTTTTTACGGTCCTCCCGGCTGCGGGAAGACCACCCTGGCCGCCGTCATCGCCCGGACGACGAACGCCCATTTCATGATGCTCAACGGGGTGGAATCCAACGTGGCGGACATCCGGGAGAAAATCGCCCAGGCGCAGATGAGGATGAGCATGCACGGGCGGAAAACCGTCCTCTTCGTGGATGAGCTGCACCGATTCAACAAGGCGCAGCAGGACGTCCTGCTCCCCCATCTGGAAAAGGGAACGGTCAGGTTCATCGGCGCGACGACGGAGAACCCCTACTTTGCGATCAACTCCCCCCTGCTGTCCCGCTCCCAGGTTTTCCCGCTGGAACCCGTGCCGGAGGAAGAGCTGGCCGCCCTGCTGAAGCGTGCCCTGGCGGACGCGGAGCGCGGGCTGGGAGCCTCCCGCGTGGACATGGAGGAGGAAGCCCTGAACCACCTGGCCGCCAAGGCGGACGGAGACGCCCGGAAGGCCATCACGGCTCTGGAAGTGGCCGTTCTGTCCACCCCTGCCGGGGAAGACGGCGTTATCCATGTGAACCTCTCCGTAGCGGAGGAATCCATCCAGCGCAAGGCCATCAAGTACGACCGCCTGGGAGATTCCCATTACGACACGATTTCCGCCTTCATCAAGTCCATGCGCGGCTCTGATCCTGACGCCGCCCTGTACTGGCTGGGGATGATGCTGGAAGCCGGGGAGGACATCCGCTTCATCGGGAGAAGGCTGGTCATCGCCGCGTCGGAAGACGTGGGGCTGGCAGACTCCAACGCCCTGCGCGTGGCGCTGGACGCGGCGCGCGCGGCGGAAATGATCGGCATGCCGGAGGCGCGCATCCCGCTGGCGCACGCCACCGTTTACCTGGCTACGGCCCCCAAGAGCAATTCCGCCTACATGGGCATCAATGCCGCCATGGATGACGTGCGCAACGGAAAAACGCTGGCCGTGCCGGAGCACCTCCGGACGCCCACGCGCAAGAAGCTGGCCGCCGCCGGCGGTGCGGACGCCGCCAGGCTGGAATACCTGTATTCCCATGATTACCCGGAACATTACGTCCCCCAGGCCTACCTGCCGGAAGGCCGCGTTTACTACACCCCCACCGGAAACGGGCTGGAACTGCGCATCAAGGAGCGCATGGAATACCGCCGCAAGCTGGCGGAAAAGATCCTCCACAAGACAAAAGACTAG
- a CDS encoding NAD-dependent epimerase/dehydratase family protein, which yields MKILVTGGAGFIGSHIVEHYQDKAEEIRVLDNLRTGYLKNLDGLKHTFIEGSICDRELVRQAVQGVDYIFHMAALVSVPESMSKISECIDINVNGLLNVLEEASAAGVKKIVLASSAAIYGDNPTVPKLETMYPEPKSPYAITKLDGEYYLNMFRAEGKVNTAAVRFFNVFGPRQDPKGAYAAAVPIFIEKAVKGEDITVYGDGTQTRDFIYVKDIVGALTFVAEHPEVTGVFNAGYGGQITIEELAQNIIKAAGSSSKVLHAPERAGDVKHSRACADKLRNAGWQPKHTLPEGLATTLEYFKGILGK from the coding sequence ATGAAGATTCTCGTAACCGGCGGCGCCGGATTCATCGGTTCCCACATTGTGGAACACTATCAGGACAAGGCGGAGGAAATCCGCGTGCTGGACAACCTGCGCACGGGCTACCTCAAGAACCTGGACGGGCTCAAGCACACCTTCATTGAAGGCTCCATCTGCGACCGCGAACTGGTTCGCCAGGCGGTGCAGGGCGTGGACTACATTTTCCACATGGCCGCGCTCGTCTCCGTGCCGGAATCCATGAGCAAGATCAGCGAGTGCATTGACATCAACGTCAACGGCCTCCTGAACGTGCTGGAGGAAGCTTCCGCCGCCGGGGTTAAGAAAATCGTGCTGGCGTCTTCCGCCGCCATCTACGGGGACAACCCCACCGTGCCCAAGCTGGAAACCATGTACCCGGAACCCAAGAGCCCCTATGCCATCACCAAGCTGGACGGGGAATACTACCTCAACATGTTCCGGGCGGAAGGCAAGGTCAACACGGCCGCCGTGCGCTTCTTCAACGTCTTCGGCCCCCGGCAGGACCCCAAGGGGGCCTATGCCGCCGCGGTGCCCATTTTCATTGAAAAAGCCGTCAAGGGAGAAGACATCACCGTGTACGGCGACGGCACCCAGACGCGCGACTTCATTTACGTGAAGGACATCGTGGGGGCCCTCACCTTCGTGGCGGAGCATCCGGAAGTCACCGGCGTGTTCAATGCCGGGTACGGCGGCCAGATCACCATTGAAGAACTGGCGCAGAACATCATCAAGGCCGCGGGTTCCTCCTCCAAGGTGCTCCATGCTCCGGAACGCGCCGGCGACGTGAAGCATTCCCGCGCCTGTGCGGACAAGCTCCGCAACGCCGGGTGGCAGCCCAAGCACACCCTGCCGGAAGGCCTGGCGACAACGCTGGAATACTTCAAGGGAATTCTGGGCAAGTAA
- a CDS encoding phosphotransferase enzyme family protein, translating into MHDLKAVSSLFDLRGDFVHGYSYGSGHINDTYCIWVDQAGQRLRYILQRVNHNVFKQPIPLMENVKRVTDHALKRLKEEQCPEAYRRTLTLVPSVDGKPYALDADGNCWRVYPFIERARTYDQIETTRQCQEAARAFGEFQKLTADLPGEPLFETIPDFHNTTSRLAALKEAIQSDPLGRVKEVQKEIDWYLSREADCHLVVDYLKSGELPLRCTHNDTKLNNVMLDDVTGEGICVIDLDTTMPGSAIYDFGDMIRTATSPAAEDEKDISKVTMRMFMFEALVQGYLSSAKSFLTPLEKSLLPFSGKLLTMECGIRFLTDYLSGDVYFKIHRPEHNLDRCRTQMALVESIEAQMDEMKAVVDRY; encoded by the coding sequence ATGCACGATCTCAAGGCTGTATCATCCCTGTTCGATCTCCGGGGCGACTTCGTCCACGGTTACTCCTACGGCAGCGGCCACATCAACGACACCTACTGCATCTGGGTGGACCAGGCGGGGCAGCGCCTCCGCTACATCCTCCAGCGCGTGAACCATAACGTGTTCAAGCAGCCCATCCCCCTGATGGAAAACGTGAAGCGCGTGACGGACCACGCCCTGAAGCGCCTGAAGGAGGAGCAGTGCCCGGAAGCCTACCGCCGCACCCTCACGCTGGTTCCCTCCGTGGACGGCAAGCCGTACGCCCTGGACGCGGACGGCAACTGCTGGCGCGTGTACCCGTTCATTGAACGCGCACGCACTTATGACCAGATTGAAACCACCAGGCAGTGCCAGGAAGCGGCGCGCGCCTTCGGCGAGTTCCAGAAGCTCACGGCGGACCTTCCCGGTGAACCCCTGTTTGAAACCATCCCCGATTTCCACAACACCACTTCCCGCCTGGCGGCTCTGAAAGAAGCCATCCAGTCCGACCCCCTGGGCCGCGTGAAGGAAGTGCAGAAGGAAATAGACTGGTACCTTTCCCGTGAGGCTGACTGCCATCTGGTGGTGGACTACCTGAAATCCGGCGAACTGCCCCTGCGCTGCACGCACAACGACACCAAGCTGAACAACGTGATGCTGGACGACGTGACCGGGGAAGGCATATGCGTGATCGACCTGGACACTACGATGCCCGGCTCCGCCATTTACGACTTCGGGGACATGATCCGCACGGCCACGTCTCCCGCCGCGGAAGATGAAAAGGACATCTCCAAGGTCACGATGCGCATGTTCATGTTTGAGGCCCTGGTTCAAGGTTACCTGAGCTCCGCCAAGAGCTTCCTGACGCCCCTGGAAAAGAGCCTTCTGCCGTTCTCCGGCAAGCTGCTCACGATGGAATGCGGCATCCGCTTCCTGACGGACTACCTGTCCGGAGACGTGTACTTCAAGATTCACCGCCCGGAACATAACCTGGACCGCTGCCGCACGCAGATGGCCCTGGTGGAATCCATCGAGGCGCAGATGGATGAAATGAAGGCCGTTGTGGACCGCTACTAA
- a CDS encoding nucleotidyltransferase family protein, with product MKPTLLVLAAGMGSRYGGLKQLDPMGPNGEVVLDYSVYDAIRAGFGKVVFIIRRDFEDIFKEKVGSRFAGKIEVDYAFQSLDDLPEGFSVPEGREKPWGTAHALRAARHVVKEPFAVVNADDFYGADAFVQAAKFLTSTTDEPGKAHYGMIGYPLKNTLSDNGDVNRGICSIKEGLLDGVEEFVKIQADEDGVVRGNNLKGERLPVDPGELVSMNFWLFSPSFIELTEDRFIDFLKEHGQEPKSECFIPTVVDALIHEDRADCAVLPTSSTWFGMTYPGDKPMVVEGINKLIKQGVYPEKLN from the coding sequence ATGAAGCCTACACTTCTTGTTTTAGCAGCTGGTATGGGTAGCCGTTACGGCGGTCTCAAGCAACTTGACCCGATGGGTCCCAATGGTGAAGTCGTTCTCGACTATTCTGTTTATGATGCCATCCGGGCCGGTTTTGGAAAAGTGGTATTCATTATCCGCCGTGACTTTGAAGATATTTTCAAGGAAAAGGTCGGCAGCCGCTTTGCCGGCAAGATTGAGGTGGATTACGCCTTCCAGTCCCTGGACGACCTGCCTGAAGGCTTTTCCGTGCCGGAAGGACGTGAAAAGCCCTGGGGCACCGCCCACGCCCTGCGCGCCGCCCGCCACGTGGTAAAGGAACCCTTTGCCGTGGTGAACGCGGATGACTTTTACGGGGCGGATGCCTTTGTGCAGGCCGCCAAGTTCTTGACCTCCACCACGGATGAACCCGGGAAGGCCCATTACGGCATGATCGGCTATCCGCTGAAGAACACCCTCTCCGACAACGGGGACGTGAACCGCGGCATCTGCTCCATCAAGGAAGGCCTGCTGGACGGCGTGGAGGAATTCGTGAAAATCCAGGCTGATGAAGACGGCGTGGTGCGCGGCAACAACCTGAAGGGCGAACGCCTGCCCGTGGACCCCGGCGAACTGGTTTCCATGAACTTCTGGCTCTTCTCCCCCTCCTTTATTGAGCTGACGGAAGACCGTTTCATTGACTTCCTGAAGGAACACGGCCAGGAACCCAAGAGCGAATGCTTCATTCCCACCGTGGTGGACGCCCTGATTCATGAAGACCGCGCGGACTGCGCCGTTCTTCCCACCTCCTCCACCTGGTTCGGCATGACCTATCCCGGGGACAAGCCCATGGTTGTGGAAGGCATCAACAAACTCATCAAGCAGGGCGTATACCCTGAAAAGCTCAACTAA
- a CDS encoding site-2 protease family protein, with the protein MIHFTLFGIPVYIRPSFWVVLAIFGGALSINSVEGLIYPALFVIAGFVAILSHEMGHALVGRRLGGGQQTIVLELFGGLTSSHGMQLTRGGRALMILAGPMMTLLLGIISLWITWNIVAPVMTAHNLTFWDLAISPFTAAAISPQLYILSCLIMIGEWWTILNLLPIYPLDGGQLIAQFIRSPKKVFMTGFITSIIIGLLSFQLFHGYFIPIFMALFAYSNYREYRNAPF; encoded by the coding sequence ATGATTCATTTCACCCTGTTCGGGATACCTGTTTACATCCGCCCCAGCTTCTGGGTGGTGCTGGCCATCTTCGGCGGCGCTCTCAGCATCAACAGTGTGGAAGGCCTCATTTATCCGGCCCTGTTCGTCATTGCCGGCTTCGTCGCCATCCTGTCCCATGAAATGGGGCACGCGCTGGTGGGCCGCAGGCTGGGCGGGGGCCAGCAGACGATCGTTCTGGAACTCTTCGGCGGCCTGACGAGCAGCCACGGCATGCAGCTGACCCGCGGAGGAAGGGCCCTCATGATTCTGGCGGGCCCCATGATGACCCTGCTGCTGGGCATCATCAGCCTGTGGATTACCTGGAACATCGTCGCCCCGGTCATGACCGCGCACAACCTGACCTTCTGGGACCTGGCCATCAGCCCCTTCACGGCGGCGGCCATCTCCCCCCAGCTTTACATCCTCTCCTGCCTCATCATGATCGGGGAATGGTGGACGATCCTGAACCTGCTGCCCATCTACCCCCTGGACGGCGGCCAGCTGATCGCCCAATTCATCCGCTCCCCCAAAAAAGTGTTCATGACCGGATTCATCACGTCCATCATTATCGGGCTGCTCAGCTTCCAGCTCTTCCACGGCTACTTCATTCCCATATTCATGGCCCTCTTCGCCTACAGCAATTACCGGGAATACAGAAACGCCCCCTTTTAA